The genomic segment TGCAGGCAATCTGGAATAAATTTTAATAAGATAAGTATAGCACTGCGCATTTGTTCTTACAATTAATAAGTTGCCGAAAAGTGGCCCTTTCTTTCGTCAAACTGGAACATGTTCCAGTTATGTATCCAGACAGTCCTGCACAGACTGCCTCTTTTTTCCAACTCTTATACCATACAATTTACGTTTTATACTTATTAAACATCTCCGCTTACTTCTGTTCTTCATTTTTGTTTTATGTAAAAAGGATGCCGGGGGACAAATCCGACATCCTTTTTGCTGTTAACTTATGTTTATTTGCAGCAATCCTCATAAATAATACATTTGAGAGGTTTGCTATAGAAATGATGCAATTTATTTGTTATCCTGCTACTATTATTCGCCTCTGTGTTTACCCTGAGACAGATCCTCCACTACTTTTGCATAGTATTTATCTACGCTGAAGAATGCCATGCAGATTACCGGGAAGTATTCCTGCATTTCTGCGATGTCCTTTTTCAGCTCTTTTACATATTTCACGTACTCTTCTACAGTCTGCTGGCAGCCCTTCATTTCTGCAACCATCAGATACTGATGAATATCCAGAACTACGTTCTTGTATTTGTCTTCACGCATAAAATCTTTCCATGCTTTTAAGCAGAATGCATCATGGAATACCACATATTTGTCTTCCGACATATGTTTGCGGATTCTGTCGTATGCTTCCAGATAAAAACCACGGATGAATTCCATTGTATTTAGCTTTGTTCCTTTAGCTTTCTCAGGATCAACCGCAGGATAGCGTTCTGTATCCTTCATGGATTCCCACATATCTTCCAGTATTGGCTCGTTCAGGATCTCAATTCCCCATAATCCTTTTCTTGTTCCGTATCTCTCTGCCAGTCTTTCCAATACTGTAAGCTCGAACTCCACTTCGTCCGGCTCCTGTGACCATTTGCATACACCACTGATTCCACCGTTGTCAAATCCATTCTGGCTGTCCGGTGCTGTATGAAGATCAATCAGAATCTGCAGTCCATATTTTTCAGCCCAGTTAAATGCTTTATCCAGTTCTTCAATACATCCGATGAATGGTTCTCTGTCACCGAAAATGAAATATGGAACCAGGATTCTCACTGCATCCATTCCCATGGATTTAATTCTTGTGAAGTCTCTTTCTGTAATGTACTCAGAACGATGGATCTTGATTCTTGCTTCATAGACTTCTTTC from the Blautia wexlerae DSM 19850 genome contains:
- a CDS encoding glycoside hydrolase family 5 protein, with the translated sequence MDAVRILVPYFIFGDREPFIGCIEELDKAFNWAEKYGLQILIDLHTAPDSQNGFDNGGISGVCKWSQEPDEVEFELTVLERLAERYGTRKGLWGIEILNEPILEDMWESMKDTERYPAVDPEKAKGTKLNTMEFIRGFYLEAYDRIRKHMSEDKYVVFHDAFCLKAWKDFMREDKYKNVVLDIHQYLMVAEMKGCQQTVEEYVKYVKELKKDIAEMQEYFPVICMAFFSVDKYYAKVVEDLSQGKHRGE